A region of Thermostichus vulcanus str. 'Rupite' DNA encodes the following proteins:
- a CDS encoding NifU family protein, whose product MAQALELNPANIEKVLDELRPYLMADGGNVELVEIDGPVVKLRLQGACGACPSSTMTLKMGIERKLRESIPDILEVEQVF is encoded by the coding sequence ATGGCACAAGCATTGGAACTGAATCCCGCCAACATCGAAAAAGTGCTGGATGAGCTGCGTCCTTACCTGATGGCCGACGGGGGCAACGTGGAATTGGTGGAAATCGACGGCCCGGTGGTGAAACTGCGCCTGCAAGGGGCTTGTGGTGCCTGCCCCAGCTCCACCATGACCTTAAAAATGGGCATTGAACGGAAATTGCGGGAGAGCATTCCCGACATTTTAGAGGTGGAACAGGTGTTCTGA